Part of the Fodinicola acaciae genome is shown below.
ACGGTTCGGCGGCAAGGCACTGACCCCGGCGGTCCTGCTCGGCCGCGATTCGGGAATTTCGGTGCCGTTGCTGCCAGATTAAGGCTTACGTGCGATGCCGCCGATCACCATGCCATAGATGGTCGGCTCCTTGCCGGTGAGCGGACCACCCGGCCACCACCGGTGCAGCGGCACCAGGCCGGGGTCGACGAACTCCAGCCCGTCGAAGAGCGTGAGAATTTCGTCGTACGTCTTGAAACGCGTGGTCGCGTTGGTCGTCCGATACGCTTCTTCGATGCCGCTGGCCATCCGGTCGAGCTCACTGCCGTCGCGCGGGTTGTGCACGTGGGTCAGTGCGACGTACGACCCGGACGGCAGGTAGTCGACATAGCGGCGCATCAGCGCCTGCTGCTCGGCGAGGTCGCTGATGTGGTGGATGGTCGCGCCCTGGATGAGGCCGATCGGCCGCTCCATGTCGAGGAAACCGTGCACGCGGTCGTGTAGGAACACCGCGTCCGGATCGCGCAGGTCGGCGTCGATGAAGACCGTACGGTCGTTGTCCTCCAGCAACGCACGGCCGTGCGCGATGACGGTCGGGTCGTTGTCGACGTAGACGACGAGCGCCTCCGGGTTGGACCGCTGGGCGACCTCGTGCGTGTTGTCCATCGTCGGCAGGCCGGAACCGCAGTCCACGAACTGGTCGATGCCGACCGACTCGGTCAGCCATCTGGTGACCTTGCGCGACCAGTCGCGGTGCAGCCGCGCCACCGTCGGCATGTTGGGATCGATGCCGATCATCTTGTTGAAGACGGCCCGGTCGACCTCGAAGTTGTCCTTGCCGCCGAGGGCGAAATCGTAGACGCGCGCGATGCTCGGCTTGGTGGTGTCAATCGGTAGTTCGTGGGACACGGCTCACAACTTACCCTGTCGAACGGCCGCGGTCGGCTCCGATCCTTCTGTGTCAGAGCACGCCCCGTGGAAGGACGGTCATGCCGAATCCGGTCGTACATTTCGAGATCACCGGCGCCAACCCCGCTGGCCTGCGCGATTACTACGCCGGCCTGTTCGGTTGGACGTACGAGGTGGGGGACGCGAGCGCCGAGGAGGTGTCCGCGCCAGGCGAGTACGGCTTCGTGCCGGCGAGCGTCGCCGGCATCAACGGTGGCGTCGCCGGTGGCGACGGCCATCGGCCGCGCGTCCTGTTCTATGTCGGCGTCGACAACGTCGAAGAAGCGTTGGCGAAGGCCGAAAGTCTTGGCGGCAAACGTCAGCTGGGGCCGAAAGGCACGCCGGGGACGCTGGTCGTCGGCCAGTTCACCGACCCGGAAGGCAACCTGATCGGGGTCGCCGGCGAACGCTAAGAGGTCCCCATTTTCGCGGCCTCTAAAGCTGGGCGCGCCACGGGTGGCCGGGATGGACGAGGTCGAGCCAGCCGGCCAGTGTCTCGCGCTGTTTCGCGGTCAGCAAAGGCAAAGCGGCGGCGAAGTCGTCGTCGTCCTTGGGCCTGGTGGCCTTGGCCTTGAACAGCAGGGCCACCTCGGCGGCCAGATACGGCACGCCGTCGGGCGTGTGCCGGATGATGTCGGCGTACGGCCGGCGGATCCGCTCGTCGCGCCGGCAGATCCAGGTGTCGGCGTCGTGCGGTTCGCGGAAGATGTCGACCAGATAGTGGCCGGTCTCCGGATCGCGGACCCAGGTCTGGTGCGTACGCGCCAGCTCGTCCTCGGTCGCGTCCGGAAAGACCCGGCCGTCGATCGGCGCGTCCAGCGCACAGCCGGCGAATCTTTCCCGCAGCTCGGCGAAACCGGCGGCCGGCACGGCGATCTCCAGGTCGTCGTGCCGGCGCAGCCGGCCGGTGAACAGCTCGATCGACCAGCCGGCCGCGACGTACCAGGGGGTCGCCACGCCGGCCAGCCGGTCGGCCACCTCCGCCGGTGTCAGCGCGTCGGCCCATTTCGCGTCCAACTCGTCGTGGCTGAACTCGATCCCCGCCATGACCGGCATTTTAGAGTGCTGTGACGCGCCGGGTTTTCGTTGGCGCGACCAGGGTTTGGGCCGCGACCGCGGCGCCGCCGCGAGCCCATTCCTCGAACGGCAGCGGCCGTACGGTCAGCTCGCATTCGGCCGCCGCGCCGAAAGCGTGCCGCACGAAGGTCTGCCGGGTCTGGTCGGCGAACAGGTCGTACGAGGCGACGCCTTCGCCGGAGATGATGATCCGCTCCGGTCCGATCAGGTTGGCGACCGACGCGATGGCCAGGCCCAACGCCTCGCCGGCGCGGGTGAAGACGGTGCGTACGGCTTGGTCGCCTTCGTGTGCCAGCCTGACGGCGTCGTCCATCGACAGCGCCGGATCGCCGGTCGCCTGCCGCGCCTGCTCGACGATCGCGCGCGTCGACGCGACCGCCTCCACGCAACCGGTGTTGCCGCAGGTGCAGACCCGGTCGGGCGCGCCGACCGGCAGATGGCCGATCTCGCCGGAGACGCCGTGCGCGCCGGACACCACCCGGCCGCCGATGGAGATCCCGCAGCCGATGCCGGCACCTATTGTGACCAGCGCAAACGACGCCAAGCCAGCGCCGGCGCCAAACCACTGCTCGGCGGCGGTCAGCGCGCGTACGTCGTTTTCGATCACGGTCGCGATGCCGGTCGCGTCCTCCACCAGTCTGGCCAGGTCGACGCCGTGCCAGTCCAGGAACGGCGAGTGGTGGACAGCGCCGGTGGGTCCGTCGACATCGCCGGACAGCGTGACGCCGAGGCTGTGCAGCCGGGTGGCTTCCGCCGGCAGCAACGCGCGTACGAGCCGCGCGATCGCCGCGACCACACTCGCCACGTCACGCGCCGGAAGGCGTGAGCGGCGGGTGGTCAGCGGCGTGGCGGTCAGGTCGGTGAGCACGCCGAACAGCTCGTCCTCGGTGATCTTGACGCCGAGAAACTGCGCGCGCTCGGCGCGTACGGCAACCAGCGTCGCCGGCCGGCCGGCGACCGGCTCACCGGCTGGCCGGCCGAGCTCCACGATCCAGTCGTCGTCCAGCAATGGCGCGGTCGCCTTGGTGACCGCGCCGGAGGACAGACCGGTCCGCCGGCCGATCTCGGCGCGGGACAGCGGACCGTGCGCGAGCATCGTCTGGAAGACCAGCGCGGCGGCCGGTGCCTGGTTGGGAAGCTCCACCGCGACATCCTAACTTTCCGGCAGAAGCAATCCGGGGCCATATGTTGACACTGGAAGCAAACCCCGCCTACCGTACCGCTGTCGAGGTCCGCTGCGAGATGGAGAGCTCATGCGGTCGTGGCACCGGATCCTTACGGTTTTCGTCGTCCTCGCCGCGTCGTTGGTGGCGGTGACGCCTGCGCGGGCCGGCATCAACGGCCTGGCACGCAAGCCATATCTGGGATGGAGCAGCTGGAGCCTGGAGTCCACCAACTATCCAGGAGTGAATCCGACCGGCTCGGCCAGCTGGCTCACCGAGGCGCACGTTCTGCAGCAAGCCGACGTTTTGGCCGCCAAACTCAGGAAATTCGGCTACGAGTACGTCAACGTCGATGCCGGGTGGGTCGGCGGCTATGACGCGTACGGCCGGCCGGTCGCCAAGGCGTCGACATTTCCGCACGGCATGAAGTACGTCGGCGACCACGTGCACGGAAAGGGGCTGAAATACGGCCTCTATCTCGCTGTCGGCCTGGATCCTGGTGAATACAACGATGGCAGGAACCAGATCTATGGCGCGCCGCAGTGCCACACCAGCGACATCGTCTATCCGGACCTGCGTAAGACAAACGGCTGGGACAGCGCGTACAAAATCGATTTCGGCAACCCGTGCGCACAGCTCTACGTCAACTCGCTGGCCGACCAGTTGGCCAGCTGGGGTGCCGATTTCCTGAAACTGGACGGTGTCGGCCCCGGCTCGTTCAAAGGCGGTGCGAATTACGACAACACCGCCGACGTGGCCGCCTGGGCCGCGGCGTTGAAGCAGACCGGCCGGCCGATCGAGTTCACGGTTTCCTGGTCGCTGGCGCATTCGCGGGCCGACGTGTGGAAGCACTACAGCAACGGCTGGCGGATCGACACCGATGTCGAGTGCTATTGCGACACCTTGGTCACCTGGAACAACTCCGTCGACAACCGGTTCGACGACGTGGTGCAGTGGATCGACGACGCCGGCCCGGGACACTGGAACAACCTCGACTCGCTCAATGTCGGCTCCGGTCAGCTGGACGGCATCACCGAGGCCGAGCGCCAGTCGTACGCGACGCTGTGGGCCATCGAGTCCTCGCCGCTCTATGTCGGCGACGACCTGACCAGGCTGGACGACTTTGGGATGTCGTTGCTGACCAACCCGGAAGTGATCGCGATCGATCAGGCTGGCCGGCCGGCGAAACCGGTCGACCAGTATTCGCCACGGCAGACCTGGTTCGTTCGCAATTCTGACGGCAGCCTCACGGTCGCGCTTTTCAACCTTGGCAACAACCCGGCGCGGGTGACCGCCGACTGGGACGACCTCGGCATTGTCGGCGCCGCCTCCGTACGCGATGTGTGGAGGCGCGCCGACATCGGCACGGCCAACGGAAGTTTCGGTGCCGAC
Proteins encoded:
- a CDS encoding SAM-dependent methyltransferase, translating into MSHELPIDTTKPSIARVYDFALGGKDNFEVDRAVFNKMIGIDPNMPTVARLHRDWSRKVTRWLTESVGIDQFVDCGSGLPTMDNTHEVAQRSNPEALVVYVDNDPTVIAHGRALLEDNDRTVFIDADLRDPDAVFLHDRVHGFLDMERPIGLIQGATIHHISDLAEQQALMRRYVDYLPSGSYVALTHVHNPRDGSELDRMASGIEEAYRTTNATTRFKTYDEILTLFDGLEFVDPGLVPLHRWWPGGPLTGKEPTIYGMVIGGIARKP
- a CDS encoding fibronectin type III domain-containing protein: MRSWHRILTVFVVLAASLVAVTPARAGINGLARKPYLGWSSWSLESTNYPGVNPTGSASWLTEAHVLQQADVLAAKLRKFGYEYVNVDAGWVGGYDAYGRPVAKASTFPHGMKYVGDHVHGKGLKYGLYLAVGLDPGEYNDGRNQIYGAPQCHTSDIVYPDLRKTNGWDSAYKIDFGNPCAQLYVNSLADQLASWGADFLKLDGVGPGSFKGGANYDNTADVAAWAAALKQTGRPIEFTVSWSLAHSRADVWKHYSNGWRIDTDVECYCDTLVTWNNSVDNRFDDVVQWIDDAGPGHWNNLDSLNVGSGQLDGITEAERQSYATLWAIESSPLYVGDDLTRLDDFGMSLLTNPEVIAIDQAGRPAKPVDQYSPRQTWFVRNSDGSLTVALFNLGNNPARVTADWDDLGIVGAASVRDVWRRADIGTANGSFGADLPVHGSRLLRITPHSGLSKPTGLRGTGSTATSVSLSWDGAGWHDVFAGNMKVASVQGSAATVSGLRPATTYDFSVRARNSLRSKAISITTPAAGGPTSYEAEAFPIAGSANVYDCGGCSGGKKVGYLGGSGNGTVTYDTVTAPKDGTYLMRVSYVDGDSSRHAIVTVDGEPVDLPTAGTGDNDWNNPQTLVMPVRLTAGVNTISFGNPGDNIADIDRIAV
- a CDS encoding VOC family protein; amino-acid sequence: MPNPVVHFEITGANPAGLRDYYAGLFGWTYEVGDASAEEVSAPGEYGFVPASVAGINGGVAGGDGHRPRVLFYVGVDNVEEALAKAESLGGKRQLGPKGTPGTLVVGQFTDPEGNLIGVAGER
- a CDS encoding ROK family transcriptional regulator, whose product is MELPNQAPAAALVFQTMLAHGPLSRAEIGRRTGLSSGAVTKATAPLLDDDWIVELGRPAGEPVAGRPATLVAVRAERAQFLGVKITEDELFGVLTDLTATPLTTRRSRLPARDVASVVAAIARLVRALLPAEATRLHSLGVTLSGDVDGPTGAVHHSPFLDWHGVDLARLVEDATGIATVIENDVRALTAAEQWFGAGAGLASFALVTIGAGIGCGISIGGRVVSGAHGVSGEIGHLPVGAPDRVCTCGNTGCVEAVASTRAIVEQARQATGDPALSMDDAVRLAHEGDQAVRTVFTRAGEALGLAIASVANLIGPERIIISGEGVASYDLFADQTRQTFVRHAFGAAAECELTVRPLPFEEWARGGAAVAAQTLVAPTKTRRVTAL